One region of Corynebacterium capitovis DSM 44611 genomic DNA includes:
- a CDS encoding riboflavin synthase, whose translation MFTGLVEEVGRVEQIVDVGDAVRLSVRAPLVTQDARLGDSIAVDGVCLTVVSSEGGVFTADVMAESLSRSTLGGYRPGRSVNLERALAAGQRMGGHIVQGHVDGVANVVSRTPSEHWEVVRFSLPEGLSHYVVEKGSITVNGTSLTASAVGDDWFEVSLIPATLRDTTAGALEVGDGVNLEVDIVAKYIEKLVAKPMG comes from the coding sequence ATGTTCACTGGTTTGGTGGAAGAGGTAGGTCGGGTCGAGCAGATCGTGGATGTCGGTGACGCCGTTCGCCTCAGCGTGCGCGCGCCTCTCGTGACCCAGGATGCCCGGCTCGGTGACTCGATCGCCGTCGACGGGGTCTGCCTCACCGTCGTGTCGAGCGAGGGGGGAGTATTTACCGCGGACGTCATGGCGGAGTCGCTGAGCCGCTCCACGCTCGGCGGTTACCGCCCGGGCAGGTCGGTCAACCTCGAGCGAGCCCTCGCCGCTGGACAGCGGATGGGCGGCCACATCGTGCAGGGTCATGTCGACGGGGTCGCAAACGTTGTCTCCCGCACCCCGTCGGAGCACTGGGAGGTTGTGAGGTTTAGCCTGCCGGAGGGCCTGAGTCACTACGTTGTCGAGAAGGGCTCGATCACGGTCAACGGCACATCTTTGACAGCGTCGGCCGTCGGCGATGATTGGTTCGAGGTCTCCCTCATCCCCGCGACCCTGAGGGATACCACAGCGGGGGCACTCGAAGTGGGCGACGGTGTCAACCTCGAGGTCGACATTGTGGCCAAGTACATCGAAAAACTCGTTGCGAAACCAATGGGCTAG
- a CDS encoding bifunctional 3,4-dihydroxy-2-butanone-4-phosphate synthase/GTP cyclohydrolase II: protein MKEAIALDPVEDAITAIGRGEAVIVVDDEGRENEGDLIFAAEKATPELVAFMVRYTSGYICVAMEDERADDLNLPPMVARNEDARSTAYTVTVDAATGSTGISARSRCETIYRLADPGFGPADFTRPGHVVPLRARRGGVLTRDGHTEASVDLSRLAGLAPVGALCEVVSEEDPTDMARGPELRRFADTHGLKMISIEQLIAFRRHHEPLIQRIAVTRLPTEFGEFTAYGYRNTVDGTEHVALVAGDVDKGEDVLVRVHSECLTGDVFASKRCDCGPQLHESMRRIQEAGRGVIVYVRGHEGRGIGLLAKLKAYHLQDQGLDTVDANLEQGLPVDAREYSVAGQILADLGVASLQILSNNPQKVDALHGYGPRVSGRVRIEIVPSHDNIRYLRTKRDRLGHDLPLVEEWTDHTASTSERQR, encoded by the coding sequence ATGAAAGAAGCGATTGCGCTCGACCCAGTCGAAGACGCCATCACCGCCATTGGTCGCGGTGAGGCGGTTATCGTCGTCGATGACGAAGGCAGGGAAAACGAGGGTGATCTCATTTTTGCCGCGGAAAAGGCGACCCCGGAACTCGTCGCCTTCATGGTTCGCTACACGTCGGGCTACATCTGTGTCGCGATGGAAGACGAGCGCGCCGACGACTTGAACCTTCCGCCGATGGTCGCCCGCAACGAGGACGCGCGGTCCACCGCCTACACCGTCACGGTCGACGCAGCAACCGGTTCGACCGGGATTTCGGCCCGGAGCCGCTGCGAGACCATCTACCGGCTTGCAGACCCCGGCTTCGGGCCGGCGGATTTTACCCGTCCTGGACACGTCGTCCCGCTGCGCGCGCGACGCGGCGGCGTGCTCACCCGCGACGGTCACACGGAAGCGTCCGTCGACCTGTCCCGGCTGGCCGGACTCGCCCCCGTCGGGGCACTGTGCGAGGTCGTTTCCGAAGAGGACCCGACCGACATGGCCCGCGGCCCCGAGTTGCGGCGGTTCGCTGATACCCACGGGCTGAAGATGATTTCTATTGAGCAGCTCATCGCTTTTCGACGGCACCACGAGCCGCTCATCCAGAGAATCGCGGTCACCCGCCTGCCCACAGAGTTCGGCGAGTTTACTGCCTACGGGTACCGCAACACGGTCGACGGAACCGAGCACGTCGCCCTAGTCGCAGGGGACGTGGACAAGGGCGAGGACGTCCTGGTCCGTGTGCATTCGGAGTGCCTCACCGGAGACGTATTCGCGTCGAAAAGATGCGATTGCGGCCCCCAGCTGCACGAATCCATGCGGCGAATCCAGGAGGCCGGTCGCGGAGTCATTGTCTACGTGCGCGGCCACGAGGGGCGCGGCATCGGGTTACTCGCCAAGCTCAAGGCGTACCACCTGCAAGATCAGGGGCTCGATACCGTGGACGCGAACCTAGAGCAGGGATTGCCAGTCGACGCCCGTGAGTACTCCGTGGCGGGTCAAATTCTGGCCGACCTAGGAGTGGCGTCCCTGCAAATCCTGTCCAACAACCCGCAAAAGGTCGATGCCCTGCATGGCTACGGGCCCCGCGTTTCGGGCAGGGTTAGGATCGAAATTGTCCCGTCGCACGACAACATCCGCTACCTCCGCACGAAGCGGGACCGGCTTGGACACGATCTACCCCTCGTGGAGGAGTGGACGGACCACACCGCCAGCACATCTGAACGACAACGTTAA
- the ribH gene encoding 6,7-dimethyl-8-ribityllumazine synthase — translation MAHRGAPEPYDIEAEGLSLAIVSTRWNADIVDQMRDRAVATAGELGVNPDEYFVAGALELPVVVQACAQRYDAVVALGCVIKGETAHFAYVCDSVTAGLTRVALDENTPVGNGVLTVEEEDQAFERAGGEDAKEDKGADSVRAALGAAAELRKVVGK, via the coding sequence ATGGCACACCGCGGAGCACCCGAGCCGTATGACATAGAGGCCGAGGGGCTTTCTCTCGCCATCGTTTCGACGAGGTGGAACGCCGATATCGTCGACCAGATGAGGGACCGCGCGGTAGCCACCGCCGGCGAGCTGGGGGTTAATCCGGACGAATACTTCGTCGCCGGGGCTTTGGAGCTCCCCGTCGTCGTGCAGGCATGCGCGCAACGTTACGACGCGGTTGTGGCTCTCGGGTGCGTCATCAAGGGGGAGACGGCGCACTTCGCCTACGTCTGTGACTCCGTCACGGCCGGCCTCACACGCGTCGCGTTGGATGAGAACACCCCCGTCGGCAACGGGGTCCTCACCGTCGAAGAGGAGGACCAGGCTTTCGAACGCGCGGGAGGAGAAGACGCCAAAGAGGACAAAGGCGCCGATTCCGTGCGCGCCGCCCTCGGAGCGGCAGCCGAGCTGCGCAAGGTGGTTGGCAAGTAG
- a CDS encoding PH domain-containing protein translates to MGEGRKLSDRELADLNAADPHASTSMKPWELEIRSPFLKKVAVAWVAVVMAVHIFMGAVVNVGYTGLTITTLDQFAFPGIGAIISVLSWIALTRPRVRANEDGVEVRNIIGTRFYPWLVIYGLSFPRGARMARLELPDFEYVPLWAIQSADGEKALAAVEQFRRIEAQYMPED, encoded by the coding sequence GTGGGGGAAGGTCGCAAACTCAGTGACCGGGAACTCGCCGATCTCAACGCGGCGGACCCGCACGCGTCGACGTCGATGAAGCCGTGGGAACTGGAGATCCGCTCACCCTTCCTGAAAAAGGTCGCCGTGGCATGGGTGGCCGTGGTGATGGCCGTGCACATTTTCATGGGCGCGGTTGTCAACGTCGGGTACACCGGCCTCACCATCACTACGCTTGACCAATTCGCGTTCCCTGGAATCGGAGCCATCATCAGCGTCCTGTCCTGGATCGCGCTGACGCGACCGCGCGTTCGGGCGAACGAAGACGGTGTGGAGGTGCGCAATATCATCGGTACCCGCTTCTACCCGTGGCTGGTCATCTACGGCCTGTCGTTCCCCCGCGGTGCGCGGATGGCTCGGCTGGAGTTGCCCGATTTCGAGTACGTTCCGCTCTGGGCTATCCAGTCCGCAGACGGCGAGAAAGCGCTTGCGGCTGTCGAGCAGTTCCGCCGCATCGAAGCTCAGTACATGCCGGAGGATTAG
- the uvrC gene encoding excinuclease ABC subunit UvrC → MANPASYRPAPGTIPTSPGVYKFRDATGRVIYVGKAKNLRARLNNYFQPPHQLHPRTRQMVFTAASVEWTVVSSEVEALQLEYTWIKRFDPWFNVMYRDDKTYPMLAVSVREKFPRAFFYRGPRRKGVRYFGPFSHAWAVRETLDLLTRVFPIRTCSNGVYNRHKKLGRPCLLGYIDKCSAPCVGRVSESEYDDTVREFVAFMSGRTDQVVRELTNRMNDAAENLEFEKAARLRDDLGAVTKVMERQTVVLSADTDADVIAIESDELEAAVQIFTVRNGRIRAQRGWVVEKTGEETDATLMQDFLVQYYSDAVERAAQEEAEDEALRESKIRRRGVDQESHALAHPSQPVPREILVETAPDEAADVAQLLGELRGGPVHVKVPVRGDKAALMNTVHRNAAEALHQHKLKRVGDLTARSQALQDIQEALGLEEAPLRIECTDISHIQGTDVVASLVVFEDGLPKKNDYRRYRIKEAAGEGRSDDVGSIAEVTRRRFKRYNEDKLANPDDDAFEDEVETTGAKRFAYPPQLFIVDGGKPQVTAAQRVFEELGIVDVALVGLAKRLEEMWVPDDDEPVILPRNSEGMYLLQQIRDEAHRFAITYHRHQRSRRMRASALDGVPGLGPARRTDLVKYFGSVKKIREATVEEIQQVSGIGPKLAEAIALHLAEE, encoded by the coding sequence GTGGCCAACCCCGCCAGTTACCGCCCGGCTCCCGGAACTATCCCAACGAGCCCGGGCGTCTACAAGTTTCGAGACGCTACAGGCCGCGTCATTTACGTGGGCAAGGCGAAAAACCTCCGCGCCCGGTTGAATAACTACTTCCAGCCACCCCACCAGCTCCACCCCCGCACCCGGCAGATGGTGTTCACCGCGGCGTCCGTCGAGTGGACGGTTGTCTCGTCGGAAGTCGAAGCCCTGCAGCTCGAATACACGTGGATCAAGCGTTTCGACCCGTGGTTCAACGTCATGTACCGGGACGACAAGACGTACCCGATGCTGGCCGTGAGCGTGCGAGAGAAATTCCCGCGGGCGTTTTTCTACCGCGGACCGCGGCGCAAAGGCGTGAGGTACTTCGGCCCCTTTTCTCACGCGTGGGCAGTCCGCGAAACGCTTGACCTGCTCACGCGGGTCTTCCCCATTCGGACGTGCTCGAACGGCGTCTACAACCGTCACAAAAAACTGGGGCGGCCCTGCCTGCTGGGGTACATCGACAAGTGTTCGGCGCCGTGCGTCGGGCGCGTCAGCGAGAGCGAGTACGACGACACGGTGCGCGAATTCGTGGCGTTCATGTCGGGGCGCACCGACCAGGTTGTACGCGAGTTGACGAACCGCATGAACGACGCGGCGGAAAACCTCGAGTTCGAGAAGGCCGCACGACTTCGCGACGACCTCGGCGCCGTGACCAAGGTCATGGAGCGCCAGACGGTCGTGCTTAGCGCCGATACCGACGCGGACGTCATCGCGATAGAATCCGACGAGTTGGAGGCTGCCGTCCAGATTTTCACGGTCCGTAACGGTCGGATCCGAGCGCAGCGGGGATGGGTCGTTGAAAAGACGGGTGAGGAGACCGATGCGACTCTCATGCAGGATTTCCTCGTGCAGTACTACTCGGACGCGGTCGAGCGTGCGGCGCAGGAAGAGGCTGAGGATGAGGCGCTGCGGGAAAGCAAGATCAGGCGCAGGGGAGTAGACCAAGAGTCCCACGCGCTCGCCCACCCCTCCCAACCGGTGCCGCGGGAGATTCTCGTAGAGACGGCGCCCGACGAAGCGGCCGACGTGGCCCAACTGCTCGGCGAATTGCGCGGCGGCCCTGTCCACGTCAAGGTGCCCGTCCGAGGAGACAAAGCCGCGCTGATGAACACCGTGCACCGCAATGCAGCCGAGGCCCTCCATCAGCACAAACTCAAGCGAGTTGGGGACCTTACGGCGCGCTCGCAGGCCCTTCAGGATATCCAGGAGGCGCTGGGCTTGGAAGAAGCCCCGTTGCGCATCGAGTGCACCGACATCTCCCATATCCAAGGCACGGATGTCGTAGCGTCTCTCGTCGTTTTCGAAGACGGCCTGCCCAAGAAGAACGACTACCGGCGTTACCGCATCAAGGAAGCCGCGGGAGAGGGTCGTTCCGACGACGTCGGGTCAATCGCCGAGGTGACTCGGCGGCGTTTCAAGCGCTACAACGAAGACAAGCTGGCCAACCCGGATGACGACGCTTTCGAAGACGAAGTCGAAACGACGGGCGCGAAACGCTTCGCCTACCCGCCACAGCTGTTTATTGTCGACGGTGGAAAGCCCCAGGTCACCGCCGCACAGCGCGTGTTTGAGGAGCTCGGCATTGTCGACGTCGCTCTCGTCGGACTGGCGAAGCGCCTCGAGGAAATGTGGGTCCCCGATGACGACGAACCCGTCATCCTGCCGCGTAACTCCGAGGGCATGTACCTGCTCCAGCAGATTCGCGACGAAGCCCACCGATTCGCTATCACCTACCACCGCCACCAGCGTTCCCGCCGGATGCGCGCCTCGGCGCTCGACGGCGTCCCCGGGCTCGGCCCAGCGCGGCGCACGGACCTGGTCAAGTACTTCGGCAGCGTGAAGAAGATCCGCGAAGCGACCGTAGAAGAAATTCAGCAGGTAAGTGGGATCGGTCCCAAGCTGGCAGAGGCAATTGCTCTGCATCTCGCCGAAGAATGA
- the rapZ gene encoding RNase adapter RapZ, which produces MLSQAAARPVIITGLSGGGLSTAAKVFEDKGYFVSQNLPPQLILEMIDLAASDESPVDRIAFVTDVRARMFNGSLLGTIEEIKARGYDPFVLFLEARDDVLIRRFDSVRRTHPLQLGETLHAGIERERIELADVRDRADVIIDTSNLSVHDLRRAVEASVGELPADRQHVTVESFGFKHGSPRDADIIFDVRFLPNPYWVEGLRQFRGTDEPVAQYVLSQPGASEFVDKVVELLASMLRGYRHEGKDFVTVGIGCTGGHHRSVAVSEAVGDKLKQRGDLEVRVLHRDLDRS; this is translated from the coding sequence ATGTTGAGTCAAGCCGCCGCCCGGCCAGTCATCATCACAGGTCTGTCAGGGGGCGGGTTGTCCACCGCGGCCAAGGTGTTCGAGGACAAGGGGTATTTTGTGTCCCAGAATCTCCCGCCGCAGCTCATTTTGGAAATGATAGATCTGGCGGCCTCAGATGAGTCGCCCGTCGACCGTATCGCTTTCGTGACGGACGTGCGTGCGCGGATGTTCAACGGCTCCCTCCTCGGAACGATCGAGGAGATTAAGGCGCGCGGTTACGACCCGTTTGTTCTCTTCCTCGAGGCGCGCGACGACGTTCTCATCCGCAGGTTCGACAGCGTGAGGCGCACCCACCCCCTGCAGCTCGGGGAAACGCTGCACGCGGGAATCGAGCGCGAAAGGATCGAGCTGGCGGATGTGCGCGATCGCGCCGACGTCATCATCGACACCTCGAACTTGTCCGTTCACGACCTGCGGCGGGCCGTGGAGGCATCGGTCGGGGAGCTCCCCGCGGACCGCCAGCATGTCACCGTCGAATCGTTCGGGTTCAAACACGGATCCCCGCGGGACGCTGACATCATCTTTGATGTCCGGTTCCTCCCCAACCCGTATTGGGTCGAAGGATTGAGGCAGTTCCGGGGAACTGACGAGCCCGTCGCGCAGTACGTGTTGTCTCAACCCGGCGCCAGTGAGTTCGTCGACAAGGTCGTGGAGCTCCTGGCGTCGATGCTGCGGGGTTACCGCCACGAAGGAAAAGACTTTGTCACGGTGGGAATAGGGTGTACGGGGGGACACCACAGGTCCGTCGCGGTCTCCGAGGCCGTCGGGGATAAGCTCAAACAACGCGGCGACCTCGAGGTGAGGGTCCTCCACCGGGACCTCGACCGATCCTGA
- a CDS encoding gluconeogenesis factor YvcK family protein, with translation MNQPSFACLGGGHGLYQTLLAAREAGARSIDAVVTVADDGGSSGRLRRELGIIPPGDLRMALSALCGDAADGALWRETLQHRFGGNGAMAGHALGNLLIAALTEELGDVQDALDVVSRWTGSAGRVLPVCTEPLEIEAEVAGLDDDPRVLRTVRGQVAVATTPGTVRRVRLLPDSPRVNPRAIDAILGADIVTIGPGSWFSSVIPHLLVPEIVAALNETEAMVVVVLNLSPEAGETQGFTTERHIHMLSQHAPAVKVDRFIAEQELSPTEGERRHLRRAAFGVGGQIEYRDVRLADSRGLPLNSHDPEKLAAALIEVYRGR, from the coding sequence ATGAACCAACCTTCCTTCGCCTGCCTCGGCGGCGGCCACGGCCTGTATCAAACGCTTCTGGCAGCCCGGGAGGCCGGGGCGCGCTCGATCGACGCCGTCGTTACGGTTGCCGACGACGGCGGCTCGTCTGGGCGCCTACGCCGCGAACTGGGGATCATCCCCCCAGGGGATCTGCGCATGGCTCTCTCCGCGCTGTGCGGGGACGCCGCGGACGGTGCCCTGTGGCGCGAGACGCTCCAGCATCGCTTCGGGGGGAACGGGGCGATGGCCGGCCACGCCCTTGGTAATCTCCTCATCGCCGCCCTGACGGAGGAACTCGGAGACGTCCAAGATGCGCTCGATGTCGTTTCCCGCTGGACAGGCTCGGCCGGTCGCGTTCTCCCAGTGTGTACCGAGCCCCTCGAGATCGAGGCGGAAGTCGCAGGACTTGACGACGACCCCCGCGTCCTCCGCACGGTTCGTGGCCAGGTGGCGGTGGCGACCACCCCCGGCACGGTCCGACGCGTCCGCCTGCTGCCGGATTCTCCTCGGGTCAACCCCCGCGCCATCGATGCCATTCTCGGTGCTGACATTGTGACGATCGGGCCGGGGTCGTGGTTTTCCTCAGTGATACCCCATCTTCTGGTCCCTGAGATCGTCGCCGCGTTGAACGAAACTGAGGCAATGGTGGTGGTCGTGCTAAATCTGTCCCCCGAGGCGGGGGAGACGCAAGGTTTTACCACCGAGCGCCACATACACATGCTCTCCCAGCACGCCCCCGCGGTGAAGGTCGATCGCTTCATCGCAGAGCAGGAGCTCAGCCCGACCGAGGGCGAGCGGCGCCACCTGCGCCGGGCCGCATTCGGAGTGGGGGGGCAGATCGAGTACCGGGACGTTCGCCTCGCCGACTCCCGCGGGCTGCCTCTGAACAGTCACGACCCAGAGAAGTTAGCTGCCGCCCTCATTGAGGTCTACCGCGGCCGCTAA
- the whiA gene encoding DNA-binding protein WhiA: MSQSALTALAKDELLGIDAAAADVRAAEAAALIRFGAELRPGPVGLAIVADFAEREVAQRLVSLLLSVCDVQASITTAPPTSSQREPRFEVLLGSGAVDVVRKLKLVTPAGNAVVGMPRHIISGNVAEVEGAWRGAFLARGSLTEPGRSTGLEVTSPCQEAALALVGLARRLSVSAKTKETRGVERVCLRDGEAIGVLLSRMGAHRARLEWDEKRAVLDAGVKTSQRLATFDDANTRRSAQAAAAAAARVERAMDILGDDVPEHLAEAGILRVEHRLASLEELGRLADPQMTKDAVAGRIRRLLSLADRRAAELGVPDTHAVDVEK; the protein is encoded by the coding sequence GTGTCGCAATCCGCGTTGACCGCGCTAGCGAAAGATGAGTTGCTGGGCATTGACGCTGCTGCGGCGGATGTCCGCGCAGCCGAGGCGGCCGCGCTAATCCGGTTTGGCGCAGAGTTGCGCCCCGGCCCGGTGGGACTCGCGATCGTCGCTGATTTCGCCGAGCGCGAGGTTGCGCAGCGTTTGGTGTCGTTGTTGCTTTCGGTGTGTGATGTCCAAGCCTCTATCACGACGGCGCCTCCGACGTCGAGCCAGCGGGAGCCTAGGTTCGAGGTCCTCCTCGGAAGTGGCGCGGTGGACGTGGTGCGCAAACTCAAGCTCGTCACGCCCGCGGGCAACGCGGTCGTTGGAATGCCGCGTCATATCATTTCCGGCAACGTGGCGGAGGTAGAGGGGGCATGGAGAGGCGCGTTTCTCGCGCGGGGAAGCCTCACGGAGCCCGGCCGCAGCACCGGCTTAGAGGTGACCAGCCCGTGCCAAGAAGCGGCGCTGGCTCTCGTCGGATTGGCTCGCCGGCTGTCAGTTTCGGCAAAGACCAAAGAAACCCGCGGAGTCGAGCGCGTGTGCCTGCGCGACGGCGAAGCCATTGGGGTCTTGCTGAGTCGGATGGGCGCCCACCGCGCCCGGTTGGAATGGGACGAGAAGAGGGCTGTGCTCGACGCCGGGGTCAAGACATCGCAACGGCTGGCGACGTTCGACGACGCAAACACGCGGCGCTCGGCACAGGCTGCCGCCGCCGCGGCTGCCAGGGTGGAACGGGCCATGGATATCCTCGGTGACGACGTGCCAGAGCACCTCGCCGAGGCCGGCATTCTCCGGGTCGAACACCGGCTTGCGTCCTTAGAGGAGCTCGGACGCTTGGCCGATCCGCAGATGACGAAGGACGCGGTGGCGGGGCGAATCCGCAGGCTGTTGTCCCTGGCAGACCGGCGGGCGGCAGAGCTGGGCGTGCCAGACACGCACGCGGTCGACGTCGAAAAGTAG